One segment of Salvelinus alpinus chromosome 1, SLU_Salpinus.1, whole genome shotgun sequence DNA contains the following:
- the LOC139571614 gene encoding uncharacterized protein, whose product MRRQHGSGTGVPICPAAPELPVCPAAPELPVCPAAPELPVCPAAPELSVCPTAPELPVCHEPAKLPVCHEPAKPPVCHEPAKPPVCQEPTEPSARQEPLEPSARPDQPEPSARPDQPEPSARPDQPEPSARPDQPEPSARPDQPEPSARPDQPEPSASQDQPELSASQDQPEPSSQDQPEPSSQDQPEPSSQDQPEPASQDPPEPASQDPPASPVLSLSPELPSLSPGLPLNPAGPMSRVPSPRSVARVATLRRPQKRGFIMVGWDPRPAPEPPPRTDAHPDPPLDFFLWCVRSSHLKGGVLSRS is encoded by the coding sequence gtgtgcccatctgcccagcggcgcctgaactgcccgtctgcccagcggcgcctgaactgcccgtctgcccagcggcgcctgaactgcccgtctgcccagcggcgcctgaactgtccgtctgcccaacggcgcctgaactgcccgtctgtcatgagcctgcaaagctgcccgtctgtcatgagcctgcaaagccgcccgtctgccatgagcctgcaaagccgcccgtctgccaagagcctacagagccgtccgccagacaggagccgctagagccttccgccagaccggatcagccagagccttccgccagaccggatcagccagagccttccgccagaccggatcagccagagccttccgccagaccggatcagccagagccttccgccagaccggatcagccagagccttccgccagaccggatcagccagagccttccgccagccaggaccagccagagctttccgccagccaggaccagccagagccgtccagccaggaccagccagagccgtccagccaggaccagccagagccgtccagccaggaccagccagagccagctagccaggatccgccagagccagccagccaggatccgccagccagtccggtgttgtccctcagtccggagctgccgtccctcagtccggggctgcccctaaatccagcgggacccatgtctagggttcccagtccaaggtcggtggcgagggtcgccaccttgaggaggccacagaagcggggatttattatggtgggatgggatccacgtcctgcgccagagccgccgccgcggacagatgcccacccagaccctcccctagacttttttttatggtgcgtccggagttcgcaccttaaggggggggttctgtcacgttcctga